In the Oncorhynchus nerka isolate Pitt River linkage group LG2, Oner_Uvic_2.0, whole genome shotgun sequence genome, one interval contains:
- the LOC115145277 gene encoding odorant receptor 131-2-like produces the protein MNFTSQMSVGGGGYPKDSLSTALTKNIVAMLVWLALSFINVSMVHTFLKHNFFYEDPRYIMFIYMVINDALQLTLVTALYVVSYIFFKINASVCCLLVMTAVLTTRSTPLILAGMAVERYLSICFPLHYGHTCTVSRTIALIVVILFLTVAVPLTDLLVTLIKEPLGFFRTSIFCDHSLIFRDRSIYYKNAVFDSIYFSFVTLTLLYTYCKIMLTAHAASTDLVSIKRARNTVLLHGVQLLLCMLAFVVPSLQAALIALFPQFVLEIRYIFFLLVYIIPRFLSPMIYGFRDEKFRKYWARYLTCRRNNISRLWPAMKVNLKFR, from the coding sequence ATGAACTTCACATCCCAGATGTCAGTTGGAGGTGGTGGCTATCCTAAAGACAGCTTAAGCACCGCCTTGACCAAGAACATTGTGGCCATGCTGGTGTGGCTGGCCCTAAGTTTTATTAACGTAAGTATGGTCCACACCTTCCTCAAGCATAACTTTTTCTATGAGGACCCGCGCTACATCATGTTCATCTATATGGTCATAAATGACGCCCTGCAGCtcaccctggtaacggcactgtACGTAGTCAGCTACATTTTCTTCAAGATAAATGCTTCCGTGTGCTGCCTGCTGGTAATGACTGCCGTTTTGACCACACGCTCCACCCCTCTCATATTAGCCGGTATGGCCGTGGAGCGCTACCTGTCTATCTGTTTCCCCTTACACTACGGGCACACATGCACGGTGTCACGCACCATTGCCCTCATCGTGGTCATCCTGTTCTTAACGGTGGCCGTGCCTCTCACTGACCTCCTGGTCACACTCATCAAGGAGCCCCTGGGCTTCTTTCGCACCTCCATCTTCTGCGATCACTCCCTCATCTTCCGGGACCGCTCCATCTACTACAAGAACGCTGTGTTTGACAGCATCTATTTTTCCTTTGTGACGCTCACGCTGCTTTACACTTATTGTAAGATCATGCTAACGGCACATGCTGCCTCCACGGACCTGGTGTCCATAAAGAGGGCAAGGAATACAGTGCTACTCCACGGGGTGCAGCTGCTGCTGTGCATGCTGGCTTTTGTAGTCCCTTCTCTGCAAGCAGCCCTCATCGCTCTCTTCCCACAGTTTGTCCTGGAGATCCGTTACATCTTTTTCCTGCTGGTCTACATCATCCCACGATTCCTCAGCCCCATGATCTACGGTTTCAGGGACGAGAAGTTCCGCAAATACTGGGCAAGGTACCTGACGTGTCGTAGGAACAATATATCTAGATTGTGGCCAGCTATGAAAGTGAATCTCAAGTTCAGGTGA